In Rubrivirga marina, the following are encoded in one genomic region:
- the sdhC gene encoding succinate dehydrogenase, cytochrome b556 subunit — translation MAVAADRTSVASRPVQRYKLRVGMFAWILHRLTGLALVGYLVLHVWGLKAITNPEAYNALITSYHAPIFKVGEFLLLGAVIYHALNGLRIVLIDFVGWSPNQKRLFWTLGAVAAVLFAVGGYPSIAALVDHLNG, via the coding sequence ATGGCCGTCGCCGCCGACCGCACGTCCGTCGCCAGCCGCCCCGTTCAGCGTTACAAGCTGCGCGTGGGCATGTTCGCGTGGATCCTCCACCGCCTGACCGGGCTGGCCCTCGTGGGCTACCTCGTGCTCCACGTCTGGGGGCTCAAGGCGATCACGAACCCCGAGGCCTACAACGCCCTCATCACGAGCTACCACGCGCCGATCTTCAAGGTCGGCGAGTTCCTGCTCCTGGGCGCCGTGATCTACCACGCCCTGAACGGGCTCCGGATCGTGCTCATCGACTTCGTGGGGTGGAGCCCGAACCAGAAGCGGCTGTTCTGGACGCTCGGCGCCGTCGCCGCCGTCCTGTTCGCGGTCGGGGGCTACCCGTCCATCGCCGCCCTCGTCGACCACCTCAACGGCTAA
- a CDS encoding succinate dehydrogenase translates to MASKYGRTARSSAFQWFAHRITGTFLIFLLITHFWVQHYDRTTASISHSVVTADEAEAGVLPRYSEEAAEAVRAFEARDAAPATPDAPRVVPAQIGDPEGDAPGPTHPPGEVAGPTPYEVLMLRLGDPVYAVLWKGFNLLFLAFALHHGFYGLNNVLTDYIRNDMARVGATALSWTLALVLFVVGAYSVIVAGL, encoded by the coding sequence ATGGCAAGCAAGTACGGCCGCACCGCCCGCTCCAGCGCGTTCCAGTGGTTCGCCCACCGGATCACGGGGACGTTCCTCATCTTCCTGCTGATCACCCACTTCTGGGTCCAGCACTACGACCGGACCACGGCGAGCATCTCGCACTCGGTCGTCACGGCCGACGAGGCCGAGGCGGGCGTCCTCCCGCGTTACTCCGAGGAAGCTGCCGAGGCCGTCCGGGCCTTCGAGGCCCGCGACGCCGCGCCGGCGACGCCCGACGCCCCGCGCGTGGTCCCGGCCCAGATCGGCGACCCCGAGGGCGACGCGCCGGGCCCGACGCACCCGCCTGGCGAGGTCGCCGGCCCGACGCCCTACGAGGTCCTGATGCTCCGCCTCGGCGACCCCGTCTACGCGGTCCTCTGGAAAGGCTTCAACCTCCTGTTCCTGGCGTTCGCCCTCCACCACGGGTTCTACGGGCTCAACAACGTCCTGACCGACTACATCCGGAACGACATGGCCCGCGTCGGCGCGACGGCCCTCTCGTGGACGCTCGCCCTCGTGCTGTTCGTCGTCGGCGCCTACTCCGTCATCGTGGCGGGCCTCTAG
- the sdhA gene encoding succinate dehydrogenase flavoprotein subunit, with amino-acid sequence MTFTHDIVIVGAGGAGLMAALYASEGGADVAVVSKLHPLRSHTGAAQGGIGAALGNEEEDHWLWHAFDTTKGSDYLGDQDAIEQMCQDAPRTIIELEHYGVPFSRTREGKIAQRRFGGHTRNFGEAPVRRACYAADRTGHMILHTLYEQCVKNKVTFYDEFQVLDLVESPDGEGIAGCVAYEILTGDVHTFHAAATCFATGGYGRAFKTTSNAHAGTGDGFALALRAGLPLQDMEFIQFHPTGLYRLGILITEGARGEGGILRNSEGERFMERYAPTVKDLAPRDMVSQCIYKEIREGRGINGKDHVVLDMTGVGKDVLEHKLPEISTFSRVYLGIDPVKTPIPVAPTCHYAMGGIPTNIDGQVTKSADRSDTVEGFFACGEAACVSVHGANRLGTNSLLDLVVFGRRTGIEMARQVKAGAERLPLPEAPEKRTREMLDSILSRTEGEKAVAVRTDLQETMMKNVSVYRTDETLEEALGDLQTLRARAASVTCQDKGTRFNTDLMDAVEVQFMVDYAEAITVAARNRTESRGAHLREDYSKRNDDEWLKHTLLWSDQQGQTEIGYKDVIITQFQPKERKY; translated from the coding sequence ATGACCTTCACCCACGACATCGTCATCGTCGGCGCCGGCGGCGCCGGGCTCATGGCCGCGCTCTACGCCTCGGAGGGCGGGGCCGACGTGGCCGTCGTCTCGAAGCTCCACCCGCTCCGCAGCCACACGGGCGCCGCGCAGGGCGGCATCGGCGCGGCCCTCGGCAACGAGGAGGAGGACCACTGGCTCTGGCACGCCTTCGACACGACGAAGGGCTCGGACTACCTCGGCGACCAGGACGCCATCGAGCAGATGTGCCAGGACGCCCCGCGCACGATCATCGAGCTCGAGCACTACGGCGTCCCGTTCTCCCGCACGCGCGAGGGCAAGATCGCCCAGCGCCGGTTCGGCGGGCACACCCGCAACTTCGGCGAGGCGCCGGTCCGGCGGGCCTGCTACGCGGCCGACCGGACGGGCCACATGATCCTGCACACGCTCTACGAGCAGTGCGTCAAGAACAAGGTCACGTTCTACGACGAGTTCCAGGTCCTCGATCTCGTCGAGAGCCCGGACGGCGAGGGCATCGCCGGGTGCGTGGCCTACGAGATCCTGACGGGCGACGTCCACACGTTCCACGCGGCGGCGACGTGCTTCGCGACGGGCGGCTACGGCCGCGCCTTCAAGACTACGTCGAACGCCCACGCCGGGACCGGCGACGGGTTCGCCCTCGCGCTCCGCGCCGGGCTCCCGCTCCAGGACATGGAGTTCATCCAGTTCCACCCGACCGGCCTCTACCGCCTCGGCATCCTTATCACGGAGGGCGCGCGCGGGGAGGGCGGCATCCTCCGCAACTCGGAGGGCGAGCGGTTCATGGAGCGCTACGCGCCGACGGTCAAGGACCTCGCGCCGCGCGACATGGTCTCGCAGTGCATCTACAAGGAGATCCGCGAGGGCCGCGGCATCAACGGCAAAGACCACGTCGTCCTCGACATGACGGGCGTGGGCAAGGACGTCCTCGAGCACAAGCTGCCCGAGATCTCGACGTTCAGCCGCGTCTACCTCGGCATCGACCCGGTCAAGACGCCGATCCCCGTCGCCCCGACGTGCCACTACGCGATGGGCGGCATCCCGACGAACATCGACGGGCAGGTGACCAAGAGCGCCGACCGGAGCGACACCGTCGAGGGCTTCTTCGCGTGTGGCGAGGCCGCCTGCGTGTCGGTCCACGGCGCCAACCGGCTGGGCACGAACTCGCTCCTCGACCTCGTCGTCTTCGGGCGGCGGACCGGGATCGAGATGGCCAGGCAGGTCAAGGCCGGCGCCGAGCGGCTCCCGCTCCCCGAAGCCCCCGAGAAGCGGACGCGCGAGATGCTCGACTCCATCCTGTCCCGCACCGAGGGCGAGAAGGCGGTCGCCGTCCGGACCGACCTCCAGGAGACCATGATGAAGAACGTCTCGGTTTACCGGACCGACGAGACGCTCGAGGAGGCCCTCGGCGACCTCCAGACGCTCCGGGCCCGGGCCGCCTCGGTGACGTGCCAGGACAAGGGGACCCGGTTCAACACGGACCTCATGGACGCCGTCGAGGTCCAGTTCATGGTCGACTACGCCGAGGCCATCACGGTCGCCGCCCGGAACCGGACCGAGAGCCGCGGCGCCCACCTCCGCGAGGACTACTCCAAGCGGAACGACGACGAGTGGCTCAAGCACACGCTCCTCTGGAGCGACCAGCAGGGCCAGACCGAGATCGGCTACAAGGACGTCATCATCACGCAGTTCCAGCCCAAGGAGCGCAAGTACTAG